From Cyclobacteriaceae bacterium, a single genomic window includes:
- the hisF gene encoding imidazole glycerol phosphate synthase subunit HisF, protein MLTKRIIPCLDIKNGRTVKGTNFINLRDAGDPVELGSLYAKQGADELVFLDISATLEERKTFASLVKEIARHINIPFTVGGGISSVADVAPLLDAGADKVSINSAAIKNPDLIDALAKEFGSQFLVLAVDARKIINQWIVHSHGGTQATEKKLFSWSKEGQNRGAGEILFTSMDHDGTKSGFAIDPLSKLNQLLSIPVIASGGAGRKEDFLEVFSEGRADAALAASVFHFNEIPVPELKNYLRQNSIPIR, encoded by the coding sequence GTGCTGACAAAAAGAATAATTCCCTGCCTCGATATCAAGAATGGCCGCACGGTAAAGGGCACCAACTTTATTAATCTCAGAGATGCAGGAGATCCTGTAGAGCTCGGTTCTTTGTATGCGAAACAGGGCGCGGATGAACTGGTGTTCCTGGACATCAGCGCAACGCTGGAGGAGCGCAAGACATTTGCATCATTGGTAAAAGAAATTGCACGTCATATTAATATACCGTTCACGGTGGGTGGTGGTATCAGCTCTGTTGCTGATGTTGCTCCCCTGCTCGATGCCGGTGCAGATAAAGTCAGCATCAATTCTGCCGCCATTAAAAATCCTGATCTCATTGACGCTCTTGCAAAAGAATTCGGATCACAGTTTCTTGTTCTCGCCGTTGATGCCAGAAAGATCATCAATCAATGGATAGTTCATTCCCATGGCGGAACTCAGGCGACGGAGAAGAAACTTTTTTCATGGTCGAAGGAAGGACAGAATCGTGGAGCAGGAGAAATTCTCTTTACGAGCATGGATCACGACGGAACCAAATCAGGATTTGCCATTGACCCGCTCTCCAAGTTGAATCAATTGCTAAGCATTCCTGTCATTGCTTCCGGCGGTGCTGGCAGAAAAGAGGATTTTCTGGAAGTCTTTTCTGAAGGCCGTGCCGATGCAGCGCTTGCCGCAAGTGTTTTTCATTTTAATGAGATTCCTGTTCCCGAGCTAAAAAATTATCTGAGACAAAATTCAATACCCATTCGTTAA
- the hisH gene encoding imidazole glycerol phosphate synthase subunit HisH, translating to MKIAVIKYNAGNIRSVSFALERLNVDFIVTDSHEEIRSADKVIFPGVGEASSTMRYLKNIKLDAVIKDLRQPTLGICLGMQLMCRHSEENNTDCLGIFDENVKLFRSETLKIPHMGWNSLEKVSGWLDTSLEKKFAYFVHSYYVPSNTFTVAETNYELPFSAALRKDNFYAVQFHPEKSSDTGVVVLQNFLNS from the coding sequence ATGAAAATTGCAGTGATCAAATATAATGCGGGCAATATCCGATCTGTTTCCTTTGCGCTGGAACGGTTGAATGTTGATTTTATCGTTACTGATTCTCATGAAGAAATCAGGTCTGCTGATAAAGTGATCTTCCCCGGAGTCGGAGAAGCCAGCAGCACCATGCGTTACCTTAAGAACATAAAGCTTGATGCAGTTATTAAGGATCTTAGACAGCCGACGCTCGGAATCTGCCTTGGTATGCAGCTGATGTGCAGGCATTCAGAAGAAAACAATACCGATTGTCTTGGCATCTTTGATGAAAATGTAAAGTTGTTCAGGAGTGAGACGCTGAAAATCCCCCATATGGGTTGGAATTCTCTTGAGAAAGTCAGCGGCTGGCTGGATACATCTCTTGAAAAGAAATTCGCTTACTTTGTTCACAGTTATTACGTACCCTCAAATACATTTACGGTTGCTGAGACGAATTATGAGTTACCCTTCAGTGCAGCATTAAGAAAAGATAATTTTTATGCAGTTCAGTTTCATCCGGAAAAATCATCGGATACGGGCGTAGTGGTCTTGCAGAACTTTTTAAATTCCTGA
- the hisA gene encoding 1-(5-phosphoribosyl)-5-[(5-phosphoribosylamino)methylideneamino]imidazole-4-carboxamide isomerase → MKIIPAIDIIDGKCVRLTQGDYGKMKVYRENPVEVAKEFEDADLEYLHLVDLDGAKKGKVINWRIIESIQAETALKVDFGGGVKTEEEVETLLDMGIEQINIGSLAVKQPDVFRGFIKKFGSENFILSADVRNEQIQYTGWTESTGITIYDLVSQFEKDGLKYVTCTDINTDGMMQGPNFGIYKKLKKRFPELKINASGGITSVSDLQELKYIKVAGAIVGKAIYEGKIRIADLNKI, encoded by the coding sequence ATGAAAATCATTCCTGCGATCGATATTATTGACGGTAAGTGTGTGCGGCTTACCCAGGGTGACTACGGTAAGATGAAAGTCTACCGTGAAAATCCTGTAGAAGTAGCCAAAGAATTTGAAGATGCCGACCTGGAATATCTGCACCTCGTGGATCTTGACGGTGCGAAGAAGGGCAAAGTGATCAACTGGCGAATCATTGAATCCATCCAGGCAGAGACAGCGCTTAAAGTTGATTTTGGCGGTGGTGTCAAGACAGAAGAAGAAGTTGAGACGTTGCTGGATATGGGAATTGAACAGATCAACATCGGCAGTCTTGCGGTAAAGCAACCGGATGTATTCAGAGGATTCATTAAGAAGTTCGGCAGTGAGAATTTTATTCTGAGTGCCGATGTACGAAATGAACAGATTCAATATACCGGCTGGACTGAATCTACCGGCATTACGATCTATGACCTTGTCTCCCAGTTTGAGAAGGATGGTTTGAAGTATGTTACCTGCACCGACATCAATACAGACGGGATGATGCAAGGTCCGAACTTTGGAATTTATAAAAAGCTTAAGAAGAGGTTTCCTGAATTAAAGATCAACGCCAGCGGGGGCATCACATCGGTGAGTGATCTTCAGGAATTGAAATACATAAAAGTGGCAGGCGCCATTGTAGGGAAAGCTATCTATGAAGGAAAGATCAGGATTGCTGATTTAAACAAGATCTGA
- the hisB gene encoding bifunctional histidinol-phosphatase/imidazoleglycerol-phosphate dehydratase HisB, which produces MKKVLFIDRDGTLITEPSDEQIDSLEKLEYYPLVFSGLGKIARTGNYEMVMVTNQDGLGTSSFPEETFWPAHNKMLKTFENEGIRFSKIFVDKSYANENLPTRKPGTGMLTEFFSSEYDLANSFVIGDRITDVEMAKNLGSKAILIGSTDKRAELESKGLNSYCSLITSSWDEISNFLSDTPSRTASFHRKTKETDISIELNLDGTGKSDLKTGLGFFDHMLDQLARHGHLDLSVTVAGDLNIDEHHTIEDTALALGETFLKALGDKRGIERYGFCLPMDDVLAQVALDFGGRPWLEWDAEFNREKIGDVPTEMFFHFFKSFSDTAKCNLNIRAEGKIEHHKIEAIFKAFAKAIKMAVKQDGTGLLPTTKGVL; this is translated from the coding sequence ATGAAGAAAGTCCTATTTATTGATCGTGACGGAACCCTGATCACTGAACCATCCGACGAGCAGATTGACAGTCTTGAGAAACTTGAATATTATCCCCTGGTTTTTTCAGGATTAGGAAAGATAGCCCGTACCGGAAATTACGAGATGGTAATGGTGACCAATCAGGATGGACTTGGAACTTCCAGCTTCCCTGAAGAAACATTCTGGCCGGCTCATAACAAGATGCTGAAGACGTTTGAGAATGAAGGAATAAGATTCAGCAAGATCTTTGTGGATAAGTCGTATGCGAATGAAAATCTTCCTACCCGTAAGCCAGGCACCGGAATGCTTACAGAATTCTTTTCTTCAGAATATGATCTTGCCAACTCATTCGTGATCGGTGACCGGATCACTGACGTTGAAATGGCAAAGAATCTTGGATCAAAAGCGATCCTTATTGGATCTACTGACAAGAGGGCTGAGCTTGAAAGTAAAGGACTTAATTCATATTGTTCATTGATCACATCATCATGGGATGAGATCAGTAATTTCTTATCAGATACTCCGTCAAGAACAGCTTCGTTTCATCGCAAGACAAAAGAGACCGATATTTCAATCGAACTCAATCTTGATGGTACAGGAAAATCAGATTTGAAAACAGGGCTTGGTTTTTTTGATCACATGCTGGATCAATTGGCACGTCACGGACATCTGGATCTTTCTGTTACGGTGGCAGGCGACCTTAATATTGACGAACATCACACCATTGAAGATACTGCCCTTGCTCTGGGAGAAACATTCCTGAAGGCGCTGGGTGATAAAAGAGGAATTGAACGCTATGGCTTCTGTCTTCCGATGGATGATGTATTGGCTCAGGTCGCGCTCGACTTTGGTGGTCGTCCGTGGCTGGAATGGGATGCTGAGTTCAACCGTGAGAAGATCGGAGATGTTCCAACGGAAATGTTCTTTCATTTCTTCAAGTCATTCTCTGATACAGCCAAGTGTAATCTGAATATAAGAGCAGAAGGAAAGATAGAGCATCATAAGATCGAGGCGATCTTCAAGGCTTTCGCAAAAGCGATCAAAATGGCAGTGAAGCAGGATGGCACAGGATTACTGCCTACTACAAAAGGCGTCTTATGA
- a CDS encoding bifunctional phosphoribosyl-AMP cyclohydrolase/phosphoribosyl-ATP diphosphatase HisIE, which translates to MQLDFKKLNGLIPCIVQDTDTDKVLMLGFMNEEALAKTKLEKKVTFFSRTKQRLWTKGESSGNFLMVTDILNDCDNDTLLIKAKPKGPACHTGADTCFDEKNKKDGLGFLEDVIQDRKRNPKPGSYTNKLMDSGINKVAQKVGEEAVELVIEAKDNNRERFLDEAADLMFHYLILLAQKNTSLGDVVKVLKKRHESK; encoded by the coding sequence ATGCAACTCGATTTCAAAAAGCTAAACGGGCTCATTCCCTGCATTGTTCAGGATACCGATACCGACAAGGTACTGATGCTTGGATTTATGAATGAAGAAGCCCTGGCGAAAACAAAGCTGGAGAAAAAAGTCACATTCTTCAGTCGCACCAAGCAAAGACTCTGGACGAAAGGTGAATCTTCAGGGAATTTTCTGATGGTCACAGATATTTTAAATGACTGCGACAATGACACGCTGCTGATAAAGGCAAAGCCAAAGGGACCTGCCTGTCACACCGGGGCAGATACATGTTTTGATGAGAAGAATAAAAAGGACGGGCTGGGCTTCCTGGAAGATGTCATTCAGGATAGAAAGCGAAATCCCAAGCCGGGATCCTATACCAACAAACTGATGGACTCAGGGATCAATAAAGTTGCTCAGAAAGTCGGAGAAGAAGCAGTGGAACTGGTGATCGAAGCAAAGGATAATAACCGCGAGAGGTTTCTCGACGAAGCTGCCGACCTTATGTTTCACTATCTGATTTTGCTGGCTCAGAAGAACACATCACTCGGAGATGTAGTAAAAGTCCTGAAGAAGAGACACGAGTCGAAGTAA
- a CDS encoding phosphatase PAP2 family protein has product MLEQIKEWDQQLLLFLNQFHTDWLDPVVLLVTRTDFWLPLYAFLIFLIFKNYKKEGWLVLVGVAVTILLADRITAGVMKPYFHRLRPSNEPGLQGILHLVDNYRGGLYGFASSHAANTTGVALFCFLLFRDKYKWIGLLFLWAFVMTYTRIYLGVHYPGDIITGAAVGLLSGYAGYHSYRWLTTKVQKKSPVPEGKEI; this is encoded by the coding sequence ATGCTTGAACAGATCAAAGAGTGGGATCAGCAATTGCTTCTCTTCCTCAATCAATTTCATACCGATTGGCTGGATCCTGTCGTATTGCTTGTTACACGCACGGATTTCTGGCTACCTCTTTATGCATTCCTTATCTTTCTGATCTTCAAGAATTATAAAAAGGAAGGATGGCTGGTTCTGGTCGGTGTTGCTGTAACAATTTTATTGGCAGACAGGATTACCGCAGGAGTAATGAAACCATACTTCCACCGATTACGCCCTTCGAATGAACCAGGACTTCAGGGCATTCTCCATCTGGTTGATAATTATCGTGGCGGACTTTACGGATTTGCATCCAGTCATGCGGCAAATACTACAGGCGTTGCTCTGTTTTGCTTTCTATTGTTCAGAGATAAGTACAAATGGATCGGACTTCTTTTCCTTTGGGCATTCGTCATGACGTACACAAGAATTTATCTTGGAGTTCATTATCCGGGAGACATTATTACGGGAGCTGCTGTCGGTCTGCTGAGCGGATATGCAGGGTATCATTCTTACCGGTGGCTGACAACTAAAGTGCAAAAAAAATCTCCTGTTCCGGAAGGAAAGGAGATTTGA
- a CDS encoding NAD(P)/FAD-dependent oxidoreductase has translation MEHYDLVVIGAGPSGYAAAMRALDFKKKTLLIEKNRVGGAGVTNGALSSKTWWELSREVSAFRKSLQRYNIPTPSVGYAEVHAEVQKAVEERKGLLEEQMTFLRNQSNHLLDFKKGEAHITAPNEIEITSGAHKEKVQADFIIMATGSRPRYLPELPIDEKIVMTSEGIEGMSDFPESMVIVGAGVIGCEYATIFSGFGKTKVHLIDKGDRILPMEDEDAVKIIERNMENNGVLIHRNSRLVKMTIVNGRVEYELEYTDGSHQTFNVEKALVSVGRVPNLEDLWDDKVGINMSKRGIENNDTQTTIPTIYAVGDLTADISLVNVGELEGRYAVEHMFGNPERKLVYENISTIMFLNPEVAGVGLNETQAKEKGIEYKVVTLEYSTIPRAIAKRNTQGFIKLLVTNDNDMKILGMRVVGNNASSAIQAVAVLISMNKGIEELAECVHPHPSITEGIQECVRMLMGKSLLKPVALQGRLSCRRFVNKQYENISF, from the coding sequence ATGGAACACTATGACCTGGTAGTGATTGGCGCCGGACCTTCCGGCTATGCCGCAGCGATGCGTGCGCTTGACTTCAAAAAGAAGACTCTCCTGATTGAGAAAAATCGGGTAGGAGGAGCGGGCGTCACTAACGGCGCATTGTCTTCCAAGACATGGTGGGAACTCTCACGTGAGGTTTCCGCATTCCGTAAAAGTCTTCAGCGTTATAATATTCCAACTCCTTCTGTTGGGTATGCTGAAGTTCATGCTGAAGTTCAGAAAGCAGTAGAAGAACGAAAGGGATTGCTGGAAGAGCAAATGACGTTTCTGAGAAATCAATCAAATCATCTGCTGGATTTCAAGAAAGGTGAAGCACACATTACGGCTCCCAATGAAATAGAAATAACCTCCGGAGCTCATAAAGAGAAAGTTCAGGCTGACTTCATCATCATGGCAACAGGCAGTAGACCGCGTTACTTACCGGAACTTCCCATTGATGAGAAGATCGTCATGACCAGCGAAGGCATTGAAGGCATGAGTGATTTTCCTGAAAGCATGGTGATCGTCGGAGCCGGGGTAATCGGTTGCGAGTATGCAACGATCTTCAGCGGCTTTGGTAAAACAAAAGTTCACCTGATCGATAAGGGCGATCGTATTCTTCCTATGGAAGATGAAGATGCTGTAAAGATCATCGAGAGAAATATGGAGAACAATGGTGTTCTTATTCATCGTAACTCACGATTGGTAAAAATGACCATTGTCAATGGAAGGGTAGAATACGAATTGGAATATACGGACGGGTCTCATCAGACATTCAACGTTGAAAAAGCACTGGTGTCTGTAGGACGTGTTCCCAACCTGGAAGACCTTTGGGATGACAAGGTTGGAATCAATATGTCCAAGCGCGGGATCGAGAATAACGATACACAGACTACTATACCAACTATTTACGCAGTTGGAGACCTTACCGCAGATATCTCTCTTGTTAATGTAGGCGAGCTTGAAGGCCGTTATGCGGTAGAGCACATGTTTGGAAATCCTGAGCGCAAGCTCGTGTATGAAAATATCAGCACCATCATGTTCCTCAATCCGGAAGTAGCAGGAGTGGGATTGAATGAAACGCAGGCAAAAGAAAAAGGTATTGAATATAAAGTCGTGACCCTTGAATACAGCACGATACCAAGAGCCATCGCTAAAAGAAATACGCAGGGATTTATCAAGCTTCTGGTTACGAATGACAACGACATGAAGATCCTTGGAATGCGTGTTGTTGGAAACAATGCATCGAGTGCAATTCAGGCAGTAGCTGTATTAATATCCATGAACAAGGGCATTGAAGAACTGGCAGAGTGTGTGCATCCTCATCCTTCTATTACAGAAGGTATCCAGGAATGCGTCCGGATGCTGATGGGAAAATCTTTACTCAAGCCCGTTGCACTTCAGGGACGCCTCTCCTGCAGAAGATTTGTGAACAAGCAATACGAGAATATTTCCTTCTGA